GCAATAAACTCGACGATCCCCCTGAACCTTTTCTGAACGAATCAGCTCTTAGGCGGTATGACGCGACACGCATCGGTAGTGCTCGGACTGGGTTAGTCATCGAGTGGGTATAGAACATACGTTCTGTATAACGTTATAGCACCAGGTGGCAGGCGTAGTTTCAATCGAAGCTACGCCTGCTGCTATATATGGGTTGATGGTGGTATCAATGACCGCGACGCTTCTGTTTGCGCTTCAGTTTTCGCTGCTCGAAGCGCGCCTCCGCCTCATCCGCGCGACGCTGGCTTCTTGCTTGAGCCGATTCCCGCTTCATCGTCTCCCGCTGATTCGCGAGCGCCTGCTGCGCCTTGGTGCTCATCGCCGGCTGCTTGAGGGCTTTCGCCGCCTCGCGGGCGCGTCGCTTGGGGTTCTTCGCGGGCTTGCTCGCCTCGGTCGGCTCGCCACCGAAGAACGAGAGCTTCTCCCATTTGCCGACAACGAATCGCAGAATCTCCTCATCGGACGGTTCTGCGCCGAAGA
The DNA window shown above is from Collinsella aerofaciens and carries:
- a CDS encoding YjdF family protein; amino-acid sequence: MQISVSSTLTVYHDGQFWVGLAEHVEGGRYGAARIVFGAEPSDEEILRFVVGKWEKLSFFGGEPTEASKPAKNPKRRAREAAKALKQPAMSTKAQQALANQRETMKRESAQARSQRRADEAEARFEQRKLKRKQKRRGH